One Novipirellula galeiformis genomic region harbors:
- a CDS encoding peptidylprolyl isomerase, which produces MIQLKRWGCVFLLLKVLFSADSFGEEKWKPEDPFAAIDGQPIFLGELNLVLIERFGVNQFNRIDVRVQQATASLLVRRHLALRSLHDQGGDALTLLVDRQMESLQRELKRRGSDLHQYAKERYSTEKSVRDDLDFKVSWGHFVKSRLTEANLRRFFENRKSHYGGGRWEVSQIFVAADSSDPDQVDSIRHRLSDLVKGIRDASDVGLAFAAAARDHSNSVSAGDGGRLGWVTKEGDLPASVMQVVRNTETGAVSDPVQSPLGMHVVFVHRFEEMPIAFETLSDIAPLRRDATKALLEKLVQSQSQAKVDWFIEALQPPEGSRPSLDSGAVDHEE; this is translated from the coding sequence ATGATCCAACTAAAGCGATGGGGGTGCGTTTTTTTGTTGCTGAAAGTCCTGTTCTCGGCGGACTCGTTTGGCGAAGAAAAATGGAAGCCCGAAGATCCGTTTGCCGCAATTGATGGACAACCCATCTTTCTTGGCGAATTGAACTTGGTGCTCATCGAACGCTTTGGCGTGAATCAATTCAACCGGATTGATGTTCGCGTGCAACAGGCGACTGCGTCGTTGTTGGTGCGACGACATTTAGCACTGAGGTCGTTGCATGACCAAGGCGGCGACGCACTCACGTTACTAGTGGATCGTCAAATGGAGTCACTGCAGCGCGAGCTGAAGCGGCGTGGTAGTGATCTGCATCAATATGCAAAGGAACGTTACTCGACCGAAAAATCGGTTCGCGATGATCTCGATTTCAAGGTCTCCTGGGGACACTTTGTGAAGAGCCGATTAACCGAAGCGAATTTGCGACGTTTTTTTGAGAATCGAAAGTCGCATTACGGCGGCGGTCGCTGGGAAGTGTCTCAGATTTTTGTGGCTGCCGATTCGTCGGATCCTGATCAGGTCGACTCAATCCGCCATCGACTGAGCGACCTTGTAAAAGGGATCCGCGATGCCAGCGATGTCGGACTAGCGTTCGCGGCCGCGGCGCGAGACCACAGCAATTCGGTGTCCGCAGGCGACGGAGGGAGGCTGGGTTGGGTGACAAAGGAGGGCGATTTGCCCGCGAGTGTAATGCAAGTCGTCCGTAACACGGAAACCGGGGCGGTCAGTGACCCCGTGCAAAGTCCGTTGGGAATGCATGTGGTCTTTGTGCATCGATTTGAAGAAATGCCGATCGCCTTTGAAACGCTCTCGGACATTGCTCCGCTGCGTCGTGATGCGACGAAAGCTCTTTTGGAGAAGTTGGTGCAAAGTCAATCGCAGGCAAAAGTCGATTGGTTTATCGAAGCGTTACAACCTCCCGAAGGCAGTCGGCCGTCGCTCGATTCCGGTGCGGTGGACCACGAGGAATAA
- a CDS encoding DUF1570 domain-containing protein encodes MASKRIRFCLLTLLALFVIVGGNKATGQVSGLIEFSAAGRLQRGIPLVSLAQEIVVMGRDGWLHSIDPTQPETQLKSLDGDYQPLSAVELRSQLRAEFGSDFEVVATQNFLVVQPKNRGDRWAKLFEQSHRGFVAYMSKRGVHVRQGRFPMVAIVFPDSNAMYDEFKKQKIDVSRVAGIYSNNSNRVMTHDSGHFSLVAATVRHEAAHQSAFNTGVHSRLNNTPKWITEGIGQLFEPQATTNMHTTAQRRERVNRESLDILRSSYPREKDAEFNQAIFDMISGDEMFADEPQVQNAYSVAWAMMFYLAERQPREFAKILNHTATRRPFTTYGRNERRDDFEAVIGMDAAEFSKRVRRFLDSL; translated from the coding sequence ATGGCCTCCAAGCGAATTCGCTTTTGCCTCCTAACATTGCTGGCGTTGTTCGTGATTGTCGGCGGAAACAAGGCGACGGGGCAAGTCAGTGGATTGATTGAATTTTCCGCTGCGGGACGACTTCAGCGAGGGATTCCCCTGGTTTCATTAGCCCAAGAAATCGTGGTGATGGGGCGGGATGGATGGTTGCATTCGATCGACCCGACCCAACCCGAAACGCAACTAAAATCGCTCGATGGCGATTATCAGCCACTCTCGGCAGTCGAACTGCGCAGCCAATTGCGTGCGGAGTTTGGCAGCGACTTTGAAGTCGTCGCAACCCAAAACTTTCTGGTCGTCCAACCTAAAAACCGGGGCGATCGATGGGCAAAATTGTTCGAGCAATCCCATCGTGGCTTTGTCGCTTACATGAGCAAGCGTGGCGTGCACGTTCGCCAAGGCCGGTTTCCCATGGTCGCCATCGTGTTCCCCGACTCAAACGCGATGTACGACGAGTTTAAAAAGCAAAAAATTGATGTCTCACGCGTTGCCGGAATCTATTCCAACAACAGCAATCGAGTGATGACCCACGACAGTGGACACTTCTCGTTGGTCGCCGCAACCGTCCGTCACGAAGCCGCCCATCAATCGGCCTTTAACACCGGCGTCCACAGCCGCTTGAACAATACGCCGAAGTGGATCACCGAAGGGATTGGGCAACTTTTCGAGCCGCAAGCCACCACCAACATGCACACGACCGCCCAGCGTCGTGAGCGTGTCAACCGAGAGAGTCTCGACATCCTGCGATCGTCCTACCCCCGCGAAAAGGACGCTGAATTTAACCAGGCCATCTTTGACATGATCTCAGGGGACGAGATGTTTGCCGACGAACCACAGGTCCAAAACGCCTATTCGGTCGCCTGGGCGATGATGTTCTATCTCGCCGAGCGGCAACCGCGTGAATTCGCTAAGATCCTCAATCACACCGCGACACGTCGACCGTTCACAACCTACGGGCGCAACGAGCGACGGGACGACTTTGAAGCCGTGATCGGAATGGACGCGGCAGAATTCAGTAAACGAGTCCGTCGTTTTCTTGACTCGCTCTAA
- the corA gene encoding magnesium/cobalt transporter CorA yields MDESQQHQPRRLHFRKHFFQPFQRRTRVGAVPGKIRSSKTATPTHVERIYFDAESLRESESVDVRSLADVSTGTQWINVVGLADHRMIEMIGERFGIHPLLLEDIVHTHQRPKVDTIQDRLVVILRMTDQQIPLHLEQVSLVLCGNTLISFQEHPGDSFEPVRRRIRQSLGRVRHNPADYLLYCLVDALLDAFFPLLEEYGRTLEKLEDDVTDSPGPIEQVQIRDAKRELTYLRKIAYGHRETIQRLIKESDSRFSEDTRLFFRDCSDHAAHILEVTESFREVVTDLRDLYFTSLSQRTNDVMRLLTLISTIFIPMSFVAGVYGMNFDSSRSEWNMPETRWQWGYPMALAMMGSMACGMLWVFYRRGWLRR; encoded by the coding sequence GTGGACGAATCTCAGCAACATCAGCCGCGGCGTCTTCATTTCCGCAAGCATTTCTTCCAACCGTTTCAGCGGCGGACGCGTGTCGGTGCGGTTCCGGGAAAAATACGTTCTAGCAAAACGGCCACCCCCACTCACGTCGAACGCATTTATTTCGATGCCGAGTCATTGCGTGAGAGTGAATCGGTCGATGTTCGCTCACTCGCGGACGTCTCCACAGGCACCCAGTGGATCAACGTCGTCGGATTGGCGGACCATCGGATGATCGAGATGATCGGAGAGCGTTTTGGTATTCACCCGCTGTTGCTTGAGGATATCGTCCACACCCACCAACGTCCCAAGGTCGACACAATCCAAGATCGGTTGGTGGTGATTTTGAGAATGACGGATCAGCAAATCCCGTTGCACTTGGAACAGGTGTCGTTGGTGCTTTGTGGCAACACCTTGATTTCGTTCCAAGAGCATCCTGGTGATTCGTTCGAGCCGGTGCGTCGACGCATTCGTCAGTCGCTTGGACGAGTTCGCCATAATCCAGCCGACTATTTGTTGTACTGCTTGGTCGACGCGCTTCTGGATGCCTTTTTTCCGCTACTCGAAGAGTACGGTCGCACGCTGGAGAAACTCGAAGATGACGTCACGGACTCACCGGGGCCGATTGAACAGGTGCAAATTCGTGATGCCAAGCGAGAGCTGACGTATCTGCGGAAAATCGCCTACGGACACCGTGAAACCATTCAACGTTTGATTAAGGAATCGGACAGTCGGTTTAGCGAGGACACGCGTTTGTTTTTTCGCGATTGCTCGGATCATGCCGCTCATATTCTGGAGGTGACCGAGTCGTTTCGTGAAGTCGTTACCGATTTGCGAGACTTGTATTTCACGAGTTTGAGTCAACGAACCAATGATGTGATGCGTTTGTTGACTTTGATCTCGACGATTTTTATCCCCATGTCGTTTGTCGCTGGGGTTTATGGAATGAATTTCGACAGCAGCCGATCGGAATGGAATATGCCCGAAACTCGTTGGCAATGGGGGTATCCGATGGCGCTTGCGATGATGGGATCGATGGCTTGCGGAATGTTGTGGGTTTTTTATCGCCGCGGTTGGTTGCGACGTTAA
- a CDS encoding isochorismatase family protein yields the protein MPHVKSSRRLCSDRSALWVIDLQEKLLPVIPSGNAVVEQTMRLIEAAALVEVPHAATLQYPQGLGGLVHPLGDVCDFVEEKRDFSATVCRAAIEDWSKQARDQIVITGVETHVCVLQTVLDLIAEGFAPFVVAEAVASRHGRDHEIAMQRMQAAGATITTVESVLFEWLGTSEHPQFKAISQLVKKRR from the coding sequence ATGCCACACGTTAAATCATCGCGACGACTTTGCTCGGATCGCAGTGCGTTGTGGGTCATCGATCTGCAAGAAAAATTGCTGCCTGTGATTCCCTCGGGTAATGCCGTGGTGGAACAAACCATGCGTTTGATCGAGGCGGCGGCGCTCGTCGAAGTGCCGCACGCAGCGACGCTCCAGTACCCGCAAGGTCTTGGCGGTTTGGTCCACCCGTTGGGTGATGTTTGTGATTTCGTCGAGGAAAAACGTGACTTTAGCGCGACGGTTTGCCGTGCTGCGATTGAAGACTGGAGCAAGCAAGCTCGCGATCAAATTGTCATCACCGGGGTCGAGACGCATGTTTGTGTGTTGCAAACCGTGTTGGATTTGATCGCCGAAGGCTTTGCTCCGTTCGTCGTTGCCGAAGCGGTGGCGTCGCGTCATGGACGCGATCATGAAATCGCGATGCAGCGAATGCAGGCGGCCGGAGCGACGATCACGACGGTGGAATCGGTGCTCTTCGAATGGCTCGGAACCTCGGAGCATCCGCAATTCAAAGCGATTAGCCAATTAGTGAAAAAGCGACGCTAG
- a CDS encoding FmdB family zinc ribbon protein yields the protein MPTYDYECDACGHAMELFQGINDPIVKKCPECKKNKLKRLFGAGAAIMFKGSGFYQTDYRSDGYKKAAKADKKPASDASASSKTESKASKPKKSKSDS from the coding sequence ATGCCAACTTACGATTATGAATGTGACGCCTGCGGCCACGCGATGGAGCTCTTTCAAGGGATCAACGATCCCATTGTGAAGAAGTGCCCGGAATGCAAAAAGAACAAACTGAAGCGTTTGTTCGGAGCGGGAGCGGCGATCATGTTCAAAGGCAGCGGATTCTATCAAACGGACTATCGCAGCGACGGTTACAAAAAGGCTGCCAAGGCCGATAAGAAACCAGCGAGCGATGCGAGTGCTTCAAGCAAAACGGAATCCAAGGCCAGCAAACCGAAGAAGTCCAAAAGCGATTCCTAG
- a CDS encoding nucleotide exchange factor GrpE — MNEEEKKSQQEMDEIDAMDAVHEEETGDLPESRDEEMERLRASSESAEKRVLMAQAEAENFRKRMRRDFEDQLRFASVPLVNDLLQVRDNLHRAIEAADSSSDSAGLREGVAIVAKQLDDTLVKYSVREIPAQGEQFDPNFHEAISQIPSDEHAAGTIAHVAVSGFQMHDRVIRASQVIVSTGPAN; from the coding sequence ATGAACGAAGAAGAAAAGAAGTCACAGCAAGAAATGGATGAGATCGACGCGATGGATGCCGTGCACGAAGAAGAAACGGGGGATCTCCCGGAAAGTCGTGACGAAGAAATGGAGCGACTGCGGGCGTCGTCTGAATCGGCGGAAAAACGGGTGTTGATGGCGCAAGCCGAAGCCGAGAACTTTCGTAAACGAATGCGGCGTGACTTCGAAGACCAGTTGCGTTTCGCGTCGGTTCCGTTGGTCAATGACCTTTTGCAAGTACGCGACAATTTGCACCGTGCGATTGAAGCGGCCGATTCTTCAAGTGATTCCGCCGGACTACGTGAAGGGGTCGCGATCGTGGCAAAGCAACTCGACGATACGCTTGTCAAATATAGCGTTCGTGAGATTCCCGCTCAGGGCGAGCAGTTCGATCCCAATTTTCACGAAGCCATTTCACAGATCCCCAGCGACGAACATGCGGCCGGTACCATCGCCCATGTCGCGGTCAGCGGTTTCCAAATGCACGACCGTGTTATCCGCGCAAGTCAAGTCATCGTTAGCACAGGGCCTGCGAACTAA